One genomic window of Xanthobacter dioxanivorans includes the following:
- a CDS encoding CaiB/BaiF CoA transferase family protein, whose protein sequence is MTNTSLPEMGSPLRRNPGRGNVPKENEAKAQAAVTGNGERAPAGLDGARILDLGRYIAAPYCAAMLADQGAEVIRIEPPAGAPDREVMPIGVPGRGALYVQMNRNKKSLVLDLESTAGRAAFERLVASSDAVIVNLPPAALKRARLDYDSLRACRPDIILTTISAFGPEGDSRDRIGFDGTGQALSGAMHLTGTGERPLRAAVSYVDYATGISAAFATLAALYERRVTGRGQHVQASLLGTALAMTNPMLIEEAMGARSRVAIGNLSPIAGPSDLFRTRDGWVMVQVIGDGMFRRWAEFIGRPGLAEDPRFSSDIGRGEHGEELSAIMAGWCATRSSEDCLDELAAARIPACKALTPADALAAPENMAGGFFCEEEILGRRVPIATRTVRTVAAQARAHRPAPDLGADSHDLLACLGYGPEEIANLTNKTGQPAKT, encoded by the coding sequence ATGACTAACACATCGCTGCCGGAGATGGGAAGCCCCCTCCGCAGAAATCCAGGGCGAGGAAACGTGCCAAAAGAGAATGAGGCCAAAGCGCAAGCGGCGGTCACAGGCAATGGGGAGCGTGCGCCCGCAGGGCTTGACGGTGCGCGGATCCTGGATCTCGGCCGTTACATCGCGGCTCCGTACTGTGCGGCGATGCTCGCCGACCAGGGGGCCGAGGTGATCCGGATCGAACCCCCGGCGGGCGCGCCCGACCGGGAAGTCATGCCGATCGGCGTTCCCGGCCGTGGCGCGCTCTATGTGCAGATGAACCGCAACAAGAAGTCGCTCGTGCTCGATCTTGAATCGACGGCCGGGCGCGCCGCGTTCGAGCGGCTCGTCGCGTCGTCCGACGCGGTCATCGTCAACCTGCCGCCCGCGGCGCTGAAGCGCGCGCGGCTCGACTATGACAGCCTCAGGGCCTGCCGCCCCGACATCATCCTCACCACCATCAGCGCCTTCGGGCCCGAGGGCGACAGCCGCGACCGCATCGGCTTCGACGGCACCGGGCAGGCCCTTAGCGGCGCCATGCACCTGACCGGCACGGGCGAGCGCCCGCTCCGGGCCGCCGTCTCCTATGTGGACTATGCGACCGGCATCTCCGCCGCCTTCGCGACCCTGGCCGCGCTCTACGAGCGGCGGGTCACGGGGCGCGGCCAGCACGTGCAGGCCTCGCTCCTCGGCACGGCGCTCGCCATGACCAACCCGATGCTGATCGAGGAGGCGATGGGCGCGCGCAGCCGCGTGGCGATCGGCAACCTCAGCCCCATCGCCGGGCCCTCCGACCTGTTCCGCACCCGCGACGGCTGGGTCATGGTCCAGGTGATCGGAGATGGCATGTTCCGCCGGTGGGCGGAGTTCATCGGCCGGCCCGGCCTTGCGGAGGATCCCCGCTTCTCCTCGGACATCGGCCGCGGCGAGCACGGGGAGGAGCTGAGCGCGATCATGGCCGGGTGGTGCGCCACGCGCTCCTCCGAGGACTGCCTCGATGAGCTGGCGGCCGCCAGGATCCCGGCGTGCAAGGCGCTCACTCCGGCCGACGCGCTTGCCGCGCCCGAGAACATGGCTGGCGGCTTCTTCTGCGAGGAGGAAATTCTCGGTCGCCGCGTCCCCATCGCCACGCGGACCGTGCGCACCGTCGCGGCCCAGGCGCGCGCCCACCGGCCAGCGCCCGATCTCGGCGCCGATTCGCACGACCTTCTCGCATGCCTCGGTTACGGACCCGAGGAGATTGCAAACCTGACGAACAAGACGGGGCAGCCCGCAAAAACGTGA
- a CDS encoding IclR family transcriptional regulator yields MSDTADQDPSPKIVGAVANAVSILRTLAQSSVPAGVNVIARDAGVSVSTCFNILRTLSIEHLVEFDPEAKTYAIGMGVLELSLPLLGANQTDLIRPELARLSGEHKCLVCLWQITEGERIILIDRVSTAKTVRVDMSDGSRLPTFVGAVGRCYAALRGLPRAELKARFKTLQWQSPPSFEDYARDVEQARRDGYAFDFGQLFRGLEIAAAIVTDHSGKPRLGISGISIAGQLARPEVERLGVALRDAADFVSESLFGVSRGVRQSERRLAAGPPAGRLRGGQG; encoded by the coding sequence ATGAGTGACACGGCCGATCAAGACCCCTCGCCAAAAATCGTCGGAGCCGTCGCGAACGCAGTTTCGATCCTGAGAACGCTGGCGCAATCGAGCGTGCCCGCCGGCGTCAACGTGATCGCGCGCGATGCCGGAGTGAGCGTCAGCACCTGCTTCAACATCCTGCGGACCCTCTCCATCGAGCATCTGGTCGAATTCGATCCGGAGGCGAAGACCTATGCCATCGGCATGGGCGTCCTGGAGCTTTCCCTGCCGCTGCTCGGCGCCAACCAGACCGACCTCATCAGGCCCGAGCTTGCGCGCCTGTCCGGCGAGCACAAATGCCTCGTGTGCCTGTGGCAGATCACCGAGGGCGAGCGCATCATTCTCATCGACCGCGTTTCCACCGCGAAGACGGTGCGCGTGGACATGTCCGACGGCTCGCGGCTGCCGACCTTCGTGGGCGCGGTGGGGCGGTGCTACGCAGCCCTGCGCGGCCTGCCGCGTGCCGAGCTGAAGGCGCGTTTCAAGACGCTGCAGTGGCAGTCGCCGCCGAGCTTCGAGGACTACGCGCGCGACGTGGAGCAGGCGCGCCGCGACGGCTACGCCTTCGATTTCGGGCAGCTGTTCCGGGGCCTGGAAATCGCCGCGGCGATCGTGACCGACCATTCCGGCAAGCCCCGTCTCGGCATCAGCGGCATCTCCATCGCCGGGCAGTTGGCGCGCCCGGAAGTCGAGCGGCTCGGCGTCGCGCTCAGGGATGCGGCCGATTTCGTCAGCGAGTCGCTGTTCGGCGTGTCGCGCGGGGTCCGCCAGTCGGAGCGGCGCCTCGCGGCCGGCCCGCCGGCGGGCCGGCTGCGGGGAGGGCAGGGCTGA
- a CDS encoding hotdog family protein, translated as MTDAAARVWVFDDFRPGEPLGRHAIALDEARLATWRAIYGASAEEGHVPSGMLVAAMMEAYLMAIRPRPPGNVHAAQTLAFGAPAKAGDRLDAEVSCLWKEMRRTRCWVGFGVVLRDGGRCVLTGEISAIWSR; from the coding sequence ATGACCGATGCTGCCGCCCGTGTGTGGGTGTTCGACGATTTTCGCCCCGGCGAACCGCTCGGCCGCCATGCCATCGCTCTGGACGAAGCCCGCCTCGCCACCTGGCGCGCCATCTATGGCGCATCCGCGGAAGAGGGGCACGTGCCGTCCGGGATGCTCGTGGCTGCGATGATGGAAGCCTACCTCATGGCCATCAGGCCGCGTCCTCCGGGCAACGTCCATGCAGCGCAGACGCTCGCCTTCGGCGCGCCGGCGAAGGCGGGTGACCGCCTCGATGCGGAGGTCAGCTGCCTCTGGAAGGAGATGCGCAGGACGCGCTGCTGGGTGGGGTTCGGCGTCGTCCTGCGGGATGGCGGTCGCTGCGTCCTCACGGGGGAGATCAGCGCGATCTGGTCCAGATGA
- a CDS encoding MaoC family dehydratase, whose translation MEMPNGAALPRELVAVSLVAGPHEVARYAELTADFNPIHLDPAFAAGTTFGRPIIHGTLGLNLVIEAIERTFGGLPDDVSVEVRFVKPVPVGSAIRAGGYLRSLEAGTYEIYVETASGERAVEGTCTIGRAPEHRNKGANAT comes from the coding sequence ATGGAAATGCCAAATGGGGCCGCGCTTCCCCGCGAGCTTGTCGCCGTCAGCCTGGTGGCGGGACCGCACGAGGTCGCCCGCTATGCCGAGCTCACCGCCGATTTCAATCCCATCCATCTTGATCCCGCATTCGCGGCGGGCACCACCTTTGGTCGGCCGATCATCCACGGGACGCTGGGGCTCAACCTGGTGATCGAGGCGATTGAGCGCACGTTCGGGGGTCTCCCGGACGACGTCAGCGTAGAGGTTCGCTTCGTGAAGCCGGTGCCCGTGGGCTCCGCCATCCGGGCCGGAGGCTACCTGCGGAGCCTCGAAGCCGGGACATACGAAATTTATGTCGAAACCGCCTCCGGCGAGCGCGCCGTCGAGGGCACCTGCACCATCGGCCGGGCGCCGGAGCATCGCAACAAGGGAGCAAACGCCACATGA
- a CDS encoding acyl-CoA dehydrogenase family protein: MTIPIVDDETFGQLKDAVERFVAERLVPNEMRVEIEDEIPEEIVAEMRELGLFGLTIPPEYDGIGLNARQETQLAMIFGGTALAFRSLLATNIGIGARGLIFEGTQEQKQLYLPKLASGEIISAFALTEPDTGSDPANLTTRAVRDGDDYVISGTKRYITNAERAGLFTVMARTEFDKPGADAISAFLVPRPTPGLTIGKKDRKMGQRGTTTSDVIFDNVRVPASAIIGLVPGRGFRLAMRVLDRGRIHIAALATGACRRLIAEMVSFARERRQFGKPIAEYQLIQAMIADSHTEYLAAKALVEQTAAIYDREGAARTEASAAKYFATEAVGRVADRAVQVHGGAGYMSEYAVERFYRDVRLMRIYEGTSQIQQLLIARQLLKGA, translated from the coding sequence ATGACGATCCCCATCGTCGACGACGAAACCTTCGGCCAGCTCAAGGACGCGGTGGAGCGCTTCGTCGCCGAACGCCTCGTTCCCAACGAGATGCGGGTCGAGATCGAGGACGAGATACCCGAGGAGATTGTCGCCGAGATGCGGGAACTCGGGCTGTTCGGCCTCACCATCCCGCCCGAGTATGACGGCATCGGTCTGAACGCGCGTCAGGAAACCCAGCTCGCCATGATCTTCGGCGGCACGGCCCTCGCCTTCCGCTCCCTGCTCGCCACCAATATCGGCATCGGCGCCCGTGGCCTCATCTTCGAGGGGACGCAGGAGCAGAAGCAGCTTTACCTGCCGAAGCTCGCCAGCGGCGAGATCATCTCCGCCTTCGCGCTCACCGAGCCGGACACGGGCTCCGACCCGGCCAATCTCACCACCCGCGCGGTGCGCGACGGCGACGACTACGTCATCAGCGGCACCAAGCGCTACATCACCAATGCCGAGCGCGCCGGCCTGTTCACGGTCATGGCCCGCACCGAGTTCGACAAGCCTGGCGCGGACGCCATCTCGGCCTTCCTTGTCCCGCGGCCCACGCCCGGCCTCACCATCGGCAAGAAGGACCGAAAGATGGGCCAGCGCGGGACCACCACATCGGACGTGATATTCGACAACGTGCGCGTGCCGGCAAGCGCCATCATCGGCCTCGTGCCGGGGCGCGGCTTCCGGCTCGCCATGCGCGTGTTGGACCGCGGGCGAATTCACATCGCGGCTCTCGCCACCGGTGCATGCCGGCGGTTGATCGCGGAGATGGTCTCCTTCGCCCGCGAGCGCAGGCAGTTCGGCAAGCCCATCGCCGAATACCAGCTGATTCAGGCGATGATCGCCGACAGCCACACGGAATACCTCGCCGCGAAGGCGCTCGTGGAGCAGACGGCCGCGATCTATGACCGCGAGGGTGCCGCCCGCACGGAGGCATCCGCCGCCAAGTATTTCGCCACCGAGGCGGTGGGCCGCGTGGCCGACCGGGCCGTCCAGGTGCACGGCGGCGCGGGATACATGAGCGAGTACGCCGTGGAACGCTTCTATCGCGATGTCCGCCTGATGCGGATCTACGAGGGCACCAGCCAGATCCAGCAACTGCTGATCGCCCGTCAGCTTCTGAAGGGAGCATGA